The stretch of DNA TGATTGACCAAGTTTGGAATCACACCTCCGACCAACATCCTTGGTTTACAGAAAGTCGTTCCAGTCGCGATAACCCAAAAGCAGACTGGTATGTTTGGGCTGATCCCAAGCCTGATGACAGTCCCCCCAACAACTGGTTAGCCACATTTGGCGGCAGTGCTTGGACGTGGGACCAACAACGGCAACAGTATTATCTGCACAACTTTTTAGCCTCACAACCAGACTTGAATTGGTATAACCCCGAAGTCATCCAAGCCATTTTAGAGGTCGCTCGCTTTTGGCTAGAACTAGGCGTAGATGGTTTTCGCTTAGATGTAGTGAACTTTTTTACCCATGATCGTCTCTTGCGGGATAATCCCCTTCGGGAGCAAGAACGGCCGGCTGGTGCCGATCCGAACGATCCTTATTTTGATTACATCAATCGTTATAACATCTGTCAACCGGAAACTTTGAAGATTCTGGAAAAAATTCGCGCTTTAATGGACGAATATCCCGGAACAACCACCCTAGCAGAGGTGAGTTCAGCTGAAGATACGATTCTTACCTCTAGTGAATACGTGAGAGGGAAGCAGCGTCTGCACATGGCATACAATTCTTCGCTGATGAGTGATGAACTCCTGACCGATCATCGTTTACGAGCAATCATTACCCAAGTGCAAGAACAAGTAGGAGAGGGAGTCATTTGTTGGACTGGGGGAACCCATGATTTTCCCCGTCTCAAGTCCCGCTGGCGTAATTTCTTGATTGATGATGTTTTTACCCAGGAAGCCTTTGATCATTTATTTGTTGCCCTTCTTATTTCATTACAAGGCAGTTGTTGTTTATATCAAGGAGAGGAACTTGGCTTAACCCAAGCCGATGTTCCCTATGGAAAATTACAAGATCCCTTTGGGATTGCTGGCTATCCTCATATTAAAGGACGGGATGGTTCTCGCACGCCGCTGCCTTGGAAAAAAAATACGCCTCATGCTGGCTTTACCGACGCTGATGAACCTTGGCTACCCATTCCAGACGACCATTTCGATCGCGCAGTGGATCAACAAGATCATAATCCTCATTCCCTGCTCAATAAATATCGCCGTTTATTACAGTGGCGAAAACAACAACCTGCTCTTTTAGAAGGGAAGATGGTGTTATTAGAAACCCCAGAACCCATCTTAGGCATCAAGCGGGAGTCTCAAGAACAAACGTTAGTCATTTTGTTTAATTTAAGTCCAAAACCGGTGCATTTTAATCTCTCTGGGTTTGGCGATTGTGTCAATGCCAATGCCCTTGATTTTCCAGTACGGGAGTATGAAACCCTGATCGAACTCTCTCCCTATGGCGTCTTTTTTGGCAATTGTTTCTAGAATTTGCTTTAGGCTTTGGTCACTCCCGAATCATTAAACACTTCTGAAAAGGAAAAATTGGGAGCTGCTAAAACAAATGCTGTGGAAGGTAATCCCGCTACTTTTTGCTGAAGTTCCTCGTAGTAACGCACAAAGTTTTCATCAGGAGTTGCCATCCCTAAGAAAATTAAGTCAGCATTGCGAGAGGTTTGTCGTAAAATCCGCTCGAAGGAACGACCATCAGCAACAATGACTTGCGGGGTAGCACTCATTCGCAATTCCGTTATGAGTTGGTTCAAATTATTTCGTGCCGGTGGCACAGCCGTTTGATGATTCACGACTAATTTGATATAGATTTTGGCTTCTCGCCAACGCATATCGTTGCGCAGTAAATAGGCTAACAGTAACATCAACCCCC from Cyanobacteria bacterium GSL.Bin1 encodes:
- a CDS encoding alpha-glucosidase yields the protein MVGEYVNQKLDYLVSLNVDALWISPFFPSPMKDFGYDISDYCAVDPIFGTLEDFQTLLDKAHYHSLKVLIDQVWNHTSDQHPWFTESRSSRDNPKADWYVWADPKPDDSPPNNWLATFGGSAWTWDQQRQQYYLHNFLASQPDLNWYNPEVIQAILEVARFWLELGVDGFRLDVVNFFTHDRLLRDNPLREQERPAGADPNDPYFDYINRYNICQPETLKILEKIRALMDEYPGTTTLAEVSSAEDTILTSSEYVRGKQRLHMAYNSSLMSDELLTDHRLRAIITQVQEQVGEGVICWTGGTHDFPRLKSRWRNFLIDDVFTQEAFDHLFVALLISLQGSCCLYQGEELGLTQADVPYGKLQDPFGIAGYPHIKGRDGSRTPLPWKKNTPHAGFTDADEPWLPIPDDHFDRAVDQQDHNPHSLLNKYRRLLQWRKQQPALLEGKMVLLETPEPILGIKRESQEQTLVILFNLSPKPVHFNLSGFGDCVNANALDFPVREYETLIELSPYGVFFGNCF